The genomic stretch TAGGCATGGGCATGGTTGGGAAAGGGTTAGCGGGAAGTGGAGGCAAGGTGGCTTTGGGCAGGGATGGGATTGTGGGAACACTGGGAAGAGGGGGCAGTGTTGTGGTTGGCTTAGGGAGTGACGGGATTGCCGTTCCAGCTTGAAGGAGATGGCGGGCAGCAGAGACGTCAATGATCGACATTGACATAGCCATGATGAAGCAGAGGAAGTAAAGCTTGGTACTGGCCATTGTTTGTTACTTAGTATGTGTTGAACTTGAAACTACT from Silene latifolia isolate original U9 population chromosome 2, ASM4854445v1, whole genome shotgun sequence encodes the following:
- the LOC141643308 gene encoding uncharacterized protein LOC141643308 translates to MASTKLYFLCFIMAMSMSIIDVSAARHLLQAGTAIPSLPKPTTTLPPLPSVPTIPSLPKATLPPLPANPFPTMPMPKAALPPLPAGTQIPSLPNMPSIPKATLPPLPANMPTIPNFPTSLPNIPFNIPNVPFFSPPPSN